A stretch of DNA from Staphylococcus equorum:
CGCTCTACAAAAACAAATAAAAACACAACCAATATTAACGTACGTAAAGTTATTCCTTGGGGTATTGCATTCTTTATCCTTATCTTACTTATCATTGTTTTTTTCTTGGTAAGAAACTTTAATTCACCTGAAGCGCAATCAGAGATTATAATAAATGCAGTAGATAATAACGATACGCAAAAACTTTCAACTCTTTTGAGTACTCAAAATAACAGTGTTGATGAAAATGAAGCTGATGCTTATATTAAATACATAAAAAATGAAGTTGGAATGGATAACTTTGTGAAAGATGTAAATAGTAAAATTGCGAAATTGAACCAAAATGATACTAAGAATTCAGATTTTGTCACAGCCAAAAATGGAGAAAAAGTTCTGAGAATCAGTAAAAATGGGACTCGCTATTTAATATTTGATAATATGAGCTTTACTGCACCAACTAAAGAAGCGATTGTAAAACCTAAACAAGAAACAACGTATAAATTTAAGGCAGATGATAAGCAAAAAACTGTAGTAGCTGAGAAAAATAAGCCAACTTCTTTAGGTAAATTTATTCCAGGCGATTATACACTTGAAGCTAAGAAAGAAATGTCGAACGGTCAATTCAATGGTCACCTCAAATTCAATTTTAATGACAGTAACAATGAATCAGTTGATGTTACTGAAGACTTTAACGAAGCATATGTACAAGTTGAATTAAATGGTGCATCTGAAATAGATACAGATTCAGTTAAAGTTAAAATCAATGACAAAACTTATGATTACGCAAAAGCTAAAGAATTTGGCCCATATCCTAAAACAAAAGATATAACGGTATCTGCTGAAGGACAAGCTAAGAAGAAAACATTTAAATCAGCAGAAACAACAGTGAAAACAGATAACCTCAAAGATAAAACACAAGTCACTTTAAACTTTGATGATGATGAAATCGAGAAGTATGTTGAGAAAAAAGAAAAAGAAGAAAATAGTTTTAGAAATAAGGTGTCTCGTTTTTTCGGTGATTACACTGCGGCAATGATTAGTGCACGCAGTCAAAGTGATTTTAATTTAGTATCATCCTATTTAAAGAAAGATAGTGAAAAATATAAGGATACTAAAAAAGACGTTAAATCTAATGAACTATTCTATCTTCAGCAGCCACAGATTACTGATATTGTAAAAGAAGGTAATACATTCTATGTTACAGGCCAAACATTAAAAGAAGATGGCCAATATGGTGAAGTAGAATATCAACTTGAAGGTAATGACAAAGCGAATGATTTAAAAGTAGTGAAGTATTCAGAGCAAAGTTAAATATTTAAAAAATTAATGCAAAGCGTATTTTTAGTCAACTTTGTGGGAGCGGTGATAAGAAATCAAATTTCAAATTTTGATTTCTTATCATCGCTCCCTTTGTCTTTTACATATCAATTTAACTACATCTATTTAAAATTGCGTTAGCAAAGGCTATAATAATAGCAATGAACTTTTTCTTATAATGATATGAGATGAAGTGTTAATAAGTAGCTAAAAATGCTAGGGCTTCAGCATTGAGGAGAATAGAAATGTCCAATTATCAAGAGCAACATAAGAATTCCTTACTGTTTGTTATTATCTTAGGCGCGTTAACTGCGATAGGCGCATTATCTATTGATATGTTCTTGCCAGGCTTGCCACAGATACAATCAGATTTCAATACAACAACATCTAATTCACAACTAACTTTATCTTTGTTTATGATTGGTTTAGCATTAGGTAATTTATTTGTAGGTCCGATATCAGATTCTATAGGACGAAAGACACCATTAATCGTAGCTATGGCATTATTTACATTGGCAAGTATAGGTATTATTTTTGTGGATAATATTTGGTTGATGATCGCCTTAAGATTTGTACAGGGATTTTGTGGTGGAGCAGGGGCAGTGATTTCTAGAGCGATATCAAGTGATCTGTATACCGGAAAACAATTAACTAAATTTTTAGCGTTACTCATGTTAGTAAACGGTGTTGCACCAGTATTAGCACCGGCATTAGGCGGTGTCATTCTATCATTTTCTACGTGGCGTATGGTCTTTGTTATATTAACTATATTTGGTCTGCTAATGTTATTTGGAACGATATTTAATATTAAAGAGTCATTGTCAACTGAGCAGCGAGATAGCCCCCATCTCGTTAGTATCTTCAAAGGTTTCAAACAGTTATTAGCTACACCTCGATTTGTATTACCTATGCTTATACAAGGTGTGACATTCGTTATATTGTTTAGTTATATTTCTGCATCTCCTTTTATTGCACAACGTATTTATGACATGTCTGCTCAGCAATTTAGCCTTATGTTTGCATCTGTAGGTATAAGTCTCATTGTTTCTAGTCAATTGACAGGTAAGTTAGTGGATTATATTGATAGACAAGTTCTTTTGCGTGTATTAACAATCATTCAATTAGTGGGTGTTGTATGGATAAGCGTTATTTTATACATGCATCTATCTATCTGGCTATTGTTTATAGGTTTTATTGTTCTAGTGGCTCCTGTTACAGGAGTAGCGACATTAGGTTTCTCGATTGCAATGGATGAGAACACAGTCGGCAATGGTAGTGCATCTAGCTTATTAGGGTTAGTGCAATTCTTAATAGGTGGGCTTGTGTCACCACTAGTTGGCGTGATGGGGGAAGATAGTTATATCCCCTATGTCACGATTATATTAATAGTAGGATTATTGTTGATTACACTTCAAATAATAAATTATTATGTATTTAAACGTGTAGCTCCAAAATAGTGAAATTGGATAAAAGGAAAATGAGAAACGGCTGTTAGATTCCTTAGTGGATATCTAGCAGCCGTTTTTATTTTCTATATTATAAAAACATTGTAATGCGAAAATGATTACAGTATTAACGCCCTAATTTAATGGCATTTGCAAGTAAAATTTGTGCCATTTCATTTGGTGATTCAATACAGTCTTCACGTACCCAGTAATAGATAATACCAAGTTGCCCACCGATAGCATACGTAACAAACTGTTTTTTATTTGTTACGGTCGTATAATCATCTAACAATTTTGTATAATTGAGTTTGGTTTCTTTAACATAATCGCTAAATAAGTCACGATTTGGGTGTGTAACAAATATTGCGTGAAAGAAGCCATAATGACGATGGATATAGCACAAAATAATTTTAAAAAATTTATATAATTTCTCATAGTTGATTTCTGTGTGTTCAAAGCTATTGTATAAAACATCTAATAATTTTATATACTTTTTTAAGTGATAAGTTTGAATTGTAGATAAAAGGTCATATTTATCCACAAAATAGTCATAGAATGTCGTTCTATTGACCCCACTATAAGCGCAAATCATTTTAATAGTAATATGTTCAAATGGATGTTCTTCTAATAGGATAATCATATTTCGAATGATTTTATTTTTAGCTTTCTGTCTCATTTTATCTCCTTCAAAAAACATATAATTACTTACCCGACACATTTAGTAGAAGTGTCGGTGTTTTTTTATTTAGCATGACTCTATAATATATAAGGTGAATTTTAAAAGCAAATAGGAGGAAAGTGTAATGAAGAAAATGGTGTTAATTAATGTCATTACCATTGTAGTTCTTGTAATAATAGGAGTAGTTGGCTTCCACTTTTATAATCAAGCTACAGGGTTCGTCAGTACAGATAATGCCAAAGTTGATGGTGAGCAAATTAAAGTTTCAGCTCCAGCAGCAGGCGAAATTAAATCTTTTGACGTTAAAAATAATGAGAAATTAAGTAAAGGCGATAAAGTTGCAGAGATTGCAACAAAAGGTGAAGACGGCCAATCACAAAAAATGGATATTAAAATGCCTCAAGACGGCACAATTGTAAAAACTGATGGTATGGAAGGTTCAATGGCGCAAGCTGGATCGCCAATTGCCTATGCTTATAATTTAGATGATTCATACATTACTGCAAATGTTGATGAAAAAGACATTGCAGATGTTGAAGAAGGTAAAGATGTAAATATAACACTAGACGGTGAAGACGCTGAACTTAAAGGTAAAGTAGAAGAGGTTGGTAAAGCAACAGCGTCAAGTTTTTCTATGATGCCTTCAACAAACAGTGATGGTAACTATACTAAAGTTTCTCAAGTAGTACCTGTAAAAATCTCACTAGATTCAAAACCATCTAATAATGTTGTTCCAGGAATGAACGCTGAAGTTAAAATCCATAAAAACTAAGGAGGGCTTGAAATGACAATGGCCTTCATTATTATTTACGTAGTCATAGCGCTCATTCTTGTCGGATTATTGAATCTATTTATAACGAAAAGAAATAAAAAGAAATCAATGCGACAAATGGAACATGTTAAGCATGAAAACAACACATCAAATGAAAATTATCAATCTAAATTTAATATAAGAAACAATGAAAAATCTAGCGAAACAACGAAACAATCTGCAACAACACGTCATACAAGTGAAAACGTTACATCAGAATCTGATGTGCTTGATGATGAAAATGAAACTTTTAATACAGAAACCGAAGAAGTACAACAACAAACTGATTCAAATCATGAAACTATAAATCCAAATTCAGAAGAAGCCCAAGTCAATGAACAACTAAAAGCCAAACATAATTCATTTATGTTTGGTAAAGGTGCTACACAAGCCAAAGTTTTAGTGGCAATGATTTTTGGTATGTTTATTGCAATCTTAAATCAAACGTTATTGAATGTGGCTTTACCAGAAATCAATATTGATTTTAATATTTCTGCAAATACCGGACAGTGGTTAATGACAGGATTTATGTTGGTCAACGGTATTTTAATTCCTATCAGTGCGTTTTTATTTAATAAATATTCTTATCGTAAACTCTTTTTAGTTGCGATGGCATTATTTACATTAGGCTCTTTAGTCTGTGGTATATCAGGTTCGTTTGGAATGATGATGGTAGGACGCGTATTGCAAGCCATTGGAGCTGGTGTATTAATGCCGTTAGGTACAAATGTATTTATGACGATTTTCCCACCAGAAAAACGTGGAGCGGCAATGGGAACATTAGGTATAGCAATGATCTTAGCACCAGCGATTGGTCCAACATTATCTGGATATATCGTTGAAAATTACCAATGGAATGTTATGTTCTATGGTATGTTTATCATCGGACTGGTAGCATTAATTATTGGTTATATATGGTTTAGAGTATATCAAGTTACAACAAACCCTAAAGCAGATGTCCCAGGTATTATCTTTAGTACCATTGGTTTTGGTGCGCTATTGTATGGCTTCAGTGAAGCAGGGAATAATACATGGACTTCACCTATCGTGTTAATTTCATTAATGCTAGGTGTTATCTTTATTATTGCCTTTGTTATTAGAGAACTTACAATGCGTGTACCAATGTTGAATATGGAAGTATTAA
This window harbors:
- a CDS encoding zinc ribbon domain-containing protein gives rise to the protein MQKCPKCGENIRNGQRRCSHCGYRAKQGDSEKMTRSTKTNKNTTNINVRKVIPWGIAFFILILLIIVFFLVRNFNSPEAQSEIIINAVDNNDTQKLSTLLSTQNNSVDENEADAYIKYIKNEVGMDNFVKDVNSKIAKLNQNDTKNSDFVTAKNGEKVLRISKNGTRYLIFDNMSFTAPTKEAIVKPKQETTYKFKADDKQKTVVAEKNKPTSLGKFIPGDYTLEAKKEMSNGQFNGHLKFNFNDSNNESVDVTEDFNEAYVQVELNGASEIDTDSVKVKINDKTYDYAKAKEFGPYPKTKDITVSAEGQAKKKTFKSAETTVKTDNLKDKTQVTLNFDDDEIEKYVEKKEKEENSFRNKVSRFFGDYTAAMISARSQSDFNLVSSYLKKDSEKYKDTKKDVKSNELFYLQQPQITDIVKEGNTFYVTGQTLKEDGQYGEVEYQLEGNDKANDLKVVKYSEQS
- a CDS encoding multidrug effflux MFS transporter, with product MSNYQEQHKNSLLFVIILGALTAIGALSIDMFLPGLPQIQSDFNTTTSNSQLTLSLFMIGLALGNLFVGPISDSIGRKTPLIVAMALFTLASIGIIFVDNIWLMIALRFVQGFCGGAGAVISRAISSDLYTGKQLTKFLALLMLVNGVAPVLAPALGGVILSFSTWRMVFVILTIFGLLMLFGTIFNIKESLSTEQRDSPHLVSIFKGFKQLLATPRFVLPMLIQGVTFVILFSYISASPFIAQRIYDMSAQQFSLMFASVGISLIVSSQLTGKLVDYIDRQVLLRVLTIIQLVGVVWISVILYMHLSIWLLFIGFIVLVAPVTGVATLGFSIAMDENTVGNGSASSLLGLVQFLIGGLVSPLVGVMGEDSYIPYVTIILIVGLLLITLQIINYYVFKRVAPK
- a CDS encoding TetR/AcrR family transcriptional regulator; this encodes MRQKAKNKIIRNMIILLEEHPFEHITIKMICAYSGVNRTTFYDYFVDKYDLLSTIQTYHLKKYIKLLDVLYNSFEHTEINYEKLYKFFKIILCYIHRHYGFFHAIFVTHPNRDLFSDYVKETKLNYTKLLDDYTTVTNKKQFVTYAIGGQLGIIYYWVREDCIESPNEMAQILLANAIKLGR
- a CDS encoding HlyD family secretion protein codes for the protein MKKMVLINVITIVVLVIIGVVGFHFYNQATGFVSTDNAKVDGEQIKVSAPAAGEIKSFDVKNNEKLSKGDKVAEIATKGEDGQSQKMDIKMPQDGTIVKTDGMEGSMAQAGSPIAYAYNLDDSYITANVDEKDIADVEEGKDVNITLDGEDAELKGKVEEVGKATASSFSMMPSTNSDGNYTKVSQVVPVKISLDSKPSNNVVPGMNAEVKIHKN
- a CDS encoding DHA2 family efflux MFS transporter permease subunit, which codes for MTMAFIIIYVVIALILVGLLNLFITKRNKKKSMRQMEHVKHENNTSNENYQSKFNIRNNEKSSETTKQSATTRHTSENVTSESDVLDDENETFNTETEEVQQQTDSNHETINPNSEEAQVNEQLKAKHNSFMFGKGATQAKVLVAMIFGMFIAILNQTLLNVALPEINIDFNISANTGQWLMTGFMLVNGILIPISAFLFNKYSYRKLFLVAMALFTLGSLVCGISGSFGMMMVGRVLQAIGAGVLMPLGTNVFMTIFPPEKRGAAMGTLGIAMILAPAIGPTLSGYIVENYQWNVMFYGMFIIGLVALIIGYIWFRVYQVTTNPKADVPGIIFSTIGFGALLYGFSEAGNNTWTSPIVLISLMLGVIFIIAFVIRELTMRVPMLNMEVLKYSGFTLTTIINMIVTMSLYGGMILLPLYLQNLKGFSPMDSGILLLPGALIMGLMGPIAGKLLDTIGIKPLALIGTGIMTYATWELSKLNTNTTYTHLMIVYMIRSFGMSFIMMPIMTAGMNSLPQRLISHGNALSNTLRQLAGSIGTALLVTVMSTQTTEHIAAYSQDLDKTNPFIKDRLQEMAQTMGGEQLATSQLLEFVQKIASINGVNSAFLVATGLSALAFILSLFLKGKEHYLSKEN